A DNA window from Fragaria vesca subsp. vesca linkage group LG3, FraVesHawaii_1.0, whole genome shotgun sequence contains the following coding sequences:
- the LOC101300517 gene encoding B3 domain-containing protein Os06g0194400-like has protein sequence MNLGQENFFQYFQEDEENPTTIPDLSVPSTTTTTTPFDDFTLHSHTSPPSVEQHCQNGFKPWKWKSPLSPIPKRKNAGDPLKHRGYKRKMTKSNYHEKSSVRNQLQDILANLGPECPFFLKSMIHCNVVHGFSLTLPKQFCYLYLPFHDTTITLEDERGEEYRTVYLGDKRRLSGGWRAFCVAMNLVLGDLLVFHLVGPLKFKVYKVEPDNLNEVDAAFILLKLSLSTLFEEYHPTSPPKDICQENIRTTSLEIDAIFLSV, from the exons ATGAATCTGGGGCAGGAGAATTTCTTCCAGTATTTCCAGGAAGACGAAGAGAATCCCACCACCATCCCTGACCTCTCTGTCCCTTCTACCACTACTACTACAACTCCATTTGACGATTTCACCCTTCATTCCCACACCTCGCCGCCTTCG GTAGAGCAGCACTGCCAAAATGGGTTCAAGCCTTGGAAGTGGAAAAGTCCCTTGAGTCCAATTCCTAAGCGA AAAAATGCTGGGGATCCCCTGAAGCATCGAGG CTATAAGCGCAAGATGACAAAGTCCAACTATCATGAAAAGTCTTCTGTCAGAAACCAACTGCAAGATATCCTGGCAAATCTAGGACCTGAGTGCCCCTTCTTTTTGAAGTCTATGATACATTGTAATGTTGTACATGGCTTTAGTTTG ACGTTGCCAAAGCAATTCTGCTATTTGTATTTGCCATTCCATGATACAACTATAACCTTGGAAGATGAAAGAGGTGAAGAATATAGAACAGTATATCTTGGGGACAAGAGGAGATTGAGTGGTGGGTGGAGAGCGTTTTGTGTCGCAATGAACTTGGTTCTTGGTGACCTTTTAGTTTTCCATTTGGTCGGTCCTTTGAAGTTTAAG GTGTACAAAGTGGAACCGGATAATTTAAATGAAGTGGATGCAGCTTTTATCCTCTTGAAATTGAGTCTCTCCACACTATTTG AAGAGTACCATCCAACGTCTCCTCCAAAAGATATTTGCCAAGAAAATATTCGAACGACAAGTCTGGAAATAGATGCCATTTTTTTGAGCGTGTAG